A genomic region of Xiphophorus couchianus chromosome 9, X_couchianus-1.0, whole genome shotgun sequence contains the following coding sequences:
- the LOC114151007 gene encoding LOW QUALITY PROTEIN: synapse-associated protein 1 (The sequence of the model RefSeq protein was modified relative to this genomic sequence to represent the inferred CDS: substituted 1 base at 1 genomic stop codon), producing MLYILLSGSIFNVASKVCKKLTETAQTAQSLRESVEEGKLNEFIDKTILGDFQKEQDKFVLERQAKNIGVPVPPWVGYDEEDVIQEQILALSADKRNFLRNPPAGVQFHYDFEQTYPVALAMLEEDELLRKMRFHLVPKEMKEEDFWRNYFYRVSLIKQSAQLTTLTAQQDSECLDSDQTDAVKHPCSPAAQKPTQTEVEGKISTWLPVSEFVINALKSSTIDEEELRKRPVLDXTEPKKREVIPEWERELQEEYDVLADTEIHDEAWDREIEELLNEEL from the exons ATGCTTTACATTCTGCTCTCAG GCTCCATATTTAACGTTGCCAGCAAAGTTTGCAAGAAACTGACGGAAACGGCACAAACGGCACAAAGCCTCAGGGAAAGCGTGGAGGAGGGCAAACTAAACGAGTTTATAGACAAG ACCATCCTGGGTGattttcagaaagagcaggacaAGTTTGTTCTTGAGAGACAAGCTAAAAACATTG GCGTGCCTGTGCCACCGTGGGTCGGCTATGACGAAGAGGACGTCATACAAGAGCAAATCTTAGCTCTCTCAGCT GACAAAAGGAATTTTTTACGAAACCCTCCCGCTGGCGTGCAGTTTCACTACGACTTTGAGCAAACGTATCCCGTCGCCTTGGCAATGCTGGAGGAAGACGAGCTCCTCAGGAAGATGCGCTTCCATCTGGTCCCCAAAGA GATGAAGGAGGAAGACTTCTGGAGGAATTACTTCTATCGAGTGTCTTTGATTAAACAATCGGCTCAGCTCACAACTCTGACGGCACAGCAGGACTCAGAATGCCTGGATTCTGATCAGACAG ATGCAGTAAAACATCCGTGCTCCCCAGCTGCCCAAAAACCCACACAGACTGAG GTCGAAGGGAAGATCTCAACCTGGCTGCCTGTGTCTGAGTTTGTGATTAATGCTTTAAAGTCGTCCACGATTgatgaggaggagctgcgcaaACGTCCGGTTTTAGACTAAACGGAACCGAAAAAACGCG aGGTCATTCCTGAGTGGGAGAGAGAGCTGCAGGAGGAGTACGACGTGTTGGCCGATACCGAGATCCACGATGAAGCCTGGGACAGAGAGATCGAAGAGCTGCTTAACGAGGAACTGTGA